From the Lactuca sativa cultivar Salinas chromosome 9, Lsat_Salinas_v11, whole genome shotgun sequence genome, the window TATGCATTTCCAAGTATAAAACTTCAATTGCATTAAAAGAATGGAATATAACACATTAGGTCTATTACAAAGTGTGTTTACGGTAGGGAtgacaatttatgacacgacacgacaaaaatacacggcacgaaacgaaattgggacgaaactaaaatttgaattcgtgttcgtgtcgtgttcgtgttagctataaaaacacgatgtcgtgtcgtgccGTGTTCGTGTTCGaaattcgacacgaaattgacacgatttagcagttctttatcgtgttttcgtgtttgtcgtgtttatcgtgttatatttgataaattattcattaaataaactagtttttagtatatgttatatttgtcgtgtcgtgtcgtgtttgtcgtgttttacttcgttcgttttcgtgttagttaagaAAAACACGACATCGTATCGTGTCGTGTTTGTGTTACCAAaaactttgtcgtgtcgtgtcgtgtcagacagaaACACGAAACGATAGCACGATTTGTCACCCCTAGTTTACGGTGATTTAGACCAGTGAACAATGACTTAATTTTATCGATCGTCACATCTTGACTTCAAGAAGATCTACTTGATTCATGCTTAAACGTTTGAACGGATCTCTTAGGTTAACTATGGGCATGGATGGAATTTTCGATAACTTCTCTTTGAAGTGGTCATAAAATTTTTTCTTTGACTTCTTGAGGATCAGTAAGCCAATCCCCATCTTGTTTGATGCCATTTAAATTTTGTTGTCGACGCCTTTTTTAGCATGCTGGGAACAAAGTTTGCATTTTCGTCGCCTTTTGCTTCCtatttaagttttattttttgCGCAACATCAAGAGACTCAAGTCGCTCTATGTCATTTAATTTCTGAGCCGCAAGCTTCTTTGATCAATCATAGTCATGGCAACCCCTCGTGTTTCAAGGTCAACATCAATGctatgaattatgaattgttgCTTTCAAGATTATTTTTTTCCTCACCATCTCTATCAAGTTTTCTTTTGTTTGTTGTGATTTCTTAATTCAAACTTCAACGCTTTGAGCTTATTTTTAAACTTGATTTGAGCATTATTAACTTGCGAAGTCATGGATGCGTCTCCCATCGAGGAACAATTAACAAGTCAATGAAAGCATCCCATTCCATCTAAGAGTTAAACATTTTAAATGGAATAGGCCCGTAATCAACTGATAAATGTTTAAAGACAATTGGTCTATGATTTGAAATAATTTTTTCCAGTGCCATAGAAATTAATGATAAGGGTCTAGAAAACATTTATCTAAAACCATGTTTTTAAGTTTTACGTGGATTTGACTTTTAAACGTTGCCAAAATATAAATTTAACTTAAAACTATAGATATTCATAAAAATGGTCATTCGAAATCTTCGAGTATGGGTATTTCGAAGTAACTCAATGCATACTCAAATTCTATACTCAAATATATGGAGTCAAATTTCATACTCAAATTCTAGATTTcatattggaaaaaaaaaacgaattttagaattttaagaatatatcttaaatttgattaataaatctGAAATTTCCAGAAGAGTCATcgttttatattaaaataaaaataattaaagaaACATAAGAAATAAAATTAGGTTTTGTTGCCATAAACATTAACAAATACATCTTCACATTATGGTTTTCTTATTTTTCCAAtttaacaaaaaatgaaaaaaaatataaaaatgattatatataataaaaaacagCTTCTTatgaataatataattttatGAATAATATACTTTCGTGTTTTCATAAGTTAGCCACAGAGTTTCTTATTTCATTATTTGACCACAAATActttcttattttatattttggtCATAAAAGTTTTTTATATTGGCAGATTTGGTTTCTATATTTTTGTATATTAGCCATTTTCTCCCTTTTACCTTGTAGTATGGTATTTTTCACTCCTTACTTTGCAGAATTGCACTTTCGACATCATTAttttgtaaaatgtcatttttacctCCTCAAATTTGAACAACAATTTTCATCCCCTTCAACTTTTGTATATTGCCATGTATTTAGGTTTGGTCCCTAGATTTTCCCCTTCAACTTTTGTATATTGCCATGTATTTAGGTTTGGTCCCTAGAATTTTGTATGTCGTCAAATTTGATCCCCTCTGGAAACCTGGCACACAAAATGATAAAATGATGAATAGTAGAACTTTCTTTCTTGTGATTATATAGTAAGCAAAACATCGTCCATGCTTCCGACATGAAAAATTACACCTTTAACAAAAATATGAAACAAATACACAAAATTTGTTGTTATAGTCAAATTAAAAAAAGATTTTGAAATTGAATGGTTTTATGAGAAAAATATCATCTTAAAGAACTATGAAAATAGGAATTTGATATAAAGAACTAATATTATGTGTATGAAAAGATGCAAGTAAAACCAGGAGGTCCACGACACCATGAAAATAGGATTCGGAGCATATGATCTCCAAGTGAAATCTTCAAAATCACACGAACAACTCCTCCGATCCCAACGCAAAAACCACATTAAAATTGTAAGAATTTTCAGCAATTCGATCAACTTACAGACTCCCCGATCTTAATCGAGAGGAGAGCAGTGAGATGGGAGACAATGGAGGCGGAAATCAGGCGATGAAGGCGTCGGCCGACTCAATGTTAACCGTCGCCGATAAGGCTCCCCTTACTTTCAAGAGAAAAGTCCGATCTGATCTCGATGTTAAACTCGCTAAACCTTGTATGTTATTACTTCAATTTTTTGTGCAATTTGAAAGATCCGAGTTTGATTTGAGATCAAATTGTAGTACAATTTTGCGATCAAATGCGTATTTGAATGATTTGGGATGAAATCCGTAGCTTGTTTGTTCTTCAGATTTGGCTCGAGCTATAGCTGCACCAGATTGGGATAACGTGGATGGGtcatggggatgtcacaagcacCATAACATGTCAGTTCTTCAACAGCATGTAGCTTTCTTTGATCAAGACGATAATGGCATCATCTACCCCTCGGAAACTTTCAAAGGCATGCAATTAATCTCTCCTCTACAATCTACATACCATTTTCATCTTCAGTTtatgattttgtgaaaaaaaattgattaatacCATCATTTATCAGGATTTCGTGACATCGGATtcaatgttgttgcttgtttgttctTCGCAATGCTTATTCATGGAGCTATGAGTTACGCCACTCTTCCTGTAAGTTATCAGTTACTATTTCTCTATCAGTTTTCTTTCTGTAATTAATGTATCTTCAAAACATGGTTTAATTGATCGAATTTCTCTTGTCATAGACTTGGTTACCATCACCCCACTTCCCGATTTACATAGAAAACATACACAAGTGCAAGCATGGAAGTGATTCTGCAACTTATGACACCGAAGGAAGGTGCATTAGAATTAACAAATCTCgttttccttttcttttcttcATCAAATCAAACTGATATTAATTACAAAAGCGTATTCTGGTAGATATATTCCAGCAAACTTCGAGAACATTTTCAGCAAATATGCTCAAACAAAGGCAGACAAGCTTTCCTTCAAAGAACTCTGGCAAATGACAGATGCAAATCGCAATGCCTTTGATTTCTTTGGCTGGTATTGTATCTATCTCCCTAAACCTCATTAATTAGCGACGGATTTTCTTC encodes:
- the LOC111903898 gene encoding peroxygenase isoform X1, which encodes MGDNGGGNQAMKASADSMLTVADKAPLTFKRKVRSDLDVKLAKPYLARAIAAPDWDNVDGSWGCHKHHNMSVLQQHVAFFDQDDNGIIYPSETFKGFRDIGFNVVACLFFAMLIHGAMSYATLPTWLPSPHFPIYIENIHKCKHGSDSATYDTEGRYIPANFENIFSKYAQTKADKLSFKELWQMTDANRNAFDFFGWIASKLEWGVLYMLAKDTEGFLSKESVRRCFDGSLFEFCAKMQKGYVDKND
- the LOC111903898 gene encoding peroxygenase isoform X2; amino-acid sequence: MKASADSMLTVADKAPLTFKRKVRSDLDVKLAKPYLARAIAAPDWDNVDGSWGCHKHHNMSVLQQHVAFFDQDDNGIIYPSETFKGFRDIGFNVVACLFFAMLIHGAMSYATLPTWLPSPHFPIYIENIHKCKHGSDSATYDTEGRIASKLEWGVLYMLAKDTEGFLSKESVRRCFDGSLFEFCAKMQKGYVDKND